A genomic window from Amia ocellicauda isolate fAmiCal2 chromosome 15, fAmiCal2.hap1, whole genome shotgun sequence includes:
- the nrcama gene encoding neuronal cell adhesion molecule a isoform X8: MQRKKRFLIAGGAPLMLLMCHVVTALDVPLDLPQPPTITHQSPKDYIIDPRENIVIHCEAKGKPHPSFSWTRDGTHFDIDKDPRVTMKPSSGTLVIDIISGGKAESYEGVYQCTARNEHGTALSNNIIIRQSRSPLWSKEKVEPILVQEGVPLVLQCRPPAGLPPPIIFWMNNNFQRLPQNSRVSQALNGDLYFSNVQTEDTRNDYICYARFTHTQTIQQKQPISVKVLNNSPAGERRPSFLIPMGAQSTKLVLRGQVLEIECIAEGLPTPDITWIKESGELPSKRTSYESFNKTLKIVDVTEADAGSYRCTARNSMGSNFHIITVTIKSAPYWITAPKNLILAPKETGVLTCRANGIPKPSITWTMNGISIENSPKDPSRKVEDDSIIFTDVQTGSSAVYQCNASNEYGYLLANAFVNVLAEPPRVLTPPNKVYQVITNNPALLDCVSFGSPKPKIKWFKDSQTSVLDGDPYILHENGTLEIHVAQTDHSGKYTCVAMNDLGNTENHVSLEVKQPTRIIKQPEYKVVQINRSVVFECKVKHDPSLTPTMTWLKDDEELPDNERFVVGQESLTINDITEIDEGTYTCIMNTSLDEDSAKAMLTVVDQPDPPTDLELTDQRERSVQLTWIPGDEHNSPIQKFIIEYEDSLHQPSVWLPMTEVPGTKTTAQLKLSPYVNYSFRVLAVNKVGPSVPSYPSRQYITDPAAPDEYPSHIEGAGTEPDNLVIKWEALTGFQTNGPGLQYKVIWRQKGVDKDWTSVTVANVSKFVVSGTPTFVPYEVKVQAINDYGSGPEPPPVEAFSGEDLPMVAPENVNVRALNSTIAEVHWEPIPPKSVRGRLKGYKIYYWKERSLSKQNPQHEEQQILTFSGNKTHGKLPGLDAFSLYTLNVRVFNGKGEGPSSPNQQFETPEGIPGPPAFLKVTNQMLDSLTLEWGPPVERNGVLTGYVLKYQPINSTDELGPVEIVTISANETSWTMENLKYSTRYKFYFNAQTLTGSGPVVTEEAVTIMDEALIHQPGVDTGKGYTEIPLLTSPLTQSLRPPFHKVRPVDPVFRNVSTSVAEDWANISWEYLGPDKNLYVEYIVENSKEDWKKEFVNGSQSFLIKGLKPGTSYKVRVVAKDQSDEMVHSTEELIITVPAMASRQVDIATQGWFIGLMCAIALLILVLLIICFIKRNKGGKYPVKEKEDAHADPEIQPMKEDDGTFGEYSDTEDHKPLKGSRTPSNGTVKKEDSDDSLVDYGEGGDGQFNEDGSFIGQYSGKKEKDTAEGNESSEAPSPVNAMNSFV; the protein is encoded by the exons TGCCGCAGCCACCTACCATTACTCACCAGTCTCCAAAGGACTACATCATAGACCCTCGGGAGAACATTGTTATCCACTGTGAAGCCAAAGGAAAACCACATCCCAG cTTTTCGTGGACTAGAGATGGGACACATTTTGACATAGATAAGGATCCCAGGGTGACAATGAAGCCCAGCTCTGGGACGCTTGTCATTGACATCATCAGCGGAGGGAAAGCAGAGTCCTATGAAGGCGTGTACCAGTGCACTGCGAGGAATGAACACGGGACAGCGCTGTCCAACAATATCATCATACGGCAGTCCA GGTCCCCCTTGTGGTCTAAAGAGAAAGTTGAACCTATTTTAGTACAAGAAGGAGTCCCCCTGGTACTCCAGTGCCGCCCCCCTGCTGGACTCCCCCCTCCGATTATCTTCTGGATGAATAACA aTTTTCAGAGGCTGCCGCAAAACAGCCGAGTCTCTCAGGCTTTGAACGGGGACCTTTATTTTTCCAACGTGCAAACAGAAGACACGCGCAACGACTACATTTGCTATGCAAGGTTCACCCACACTCAAACCATACAGCAGAAGCAGCCCATTTCTGTGAAGGTGTTGAACA ACAGCCCTGCGGGGGAAAGACGTCCATCGTTTCTGATTCCTATGGGGGCACAGAGCACAAAGCTGGTGCTGCGGGGACAGGTGCTGGAGATCGAATGTATCGCTGAGGGGCT gCCAACCCCAGACATTACGTGGATTAAAGAAAGCGGAGAGCTACCAAGCAAAAGAACTTCATATGAAAGCTTCAACAAGACACTGAAGATTGTTGACGTCACCGAGGCCGATGCCGGGAGCTACCGATGCACAGCAAGGAATTCGATGGGATCTAATTTCCACATCATAACCGTTACAATCAAAT CTGCCCCATACTGGATTACAGCACCCAAGAATCTCATTCTCGCTCCTAAAGAGACTGGAGTTCTCACCTGTCGAGCCAATGGCATCCCAAAACCCTCCATCACTTGGACAATGAATGGCATATCTATTGAAA ATTCTCCAAAAGACCCCAGCAGGAAAGTGGAAGATGACTCTATTATATTCACAGACGTTCAGACTGGGTCAAGTGCTGTGTACCAGTGCAACGCTTCGAACGAGTATGGGTATTTGCTGGCAAATGCTTTTGTGAATGTGCTTG CTGAGCCACCGAGAGTGCTGACTCCACCCAACAAAGTTTACCAGGTTATCACCAACAATCCTGCCTTACTTGACTGTGTCTCTTTTGGGTCACCCAAACCTAAAATTAAATG GTTCAAGGACAGCCAGACAAGTGTTTTGGATGGAGACCCTTATATTTTACATGAAAACGGTACTCTGGAGATCCACGTTGCCCAGACTGACCACAGTGGGAAATACACCTGCGTTGCAATGAATGATCTGGGCAACACAGAGAACCATGTCAGTCTGGAAGTGAAGC AACCAACAAGGATTATCAAACAGCCAGAATACAAAGTTGTGCAGATCAACAGGAGCGTGGTGTTTGAGTGCAAGGTCAAGCATGACCCGAGTCTGACGCCCACAATGACATGGCTGAAGGATGATGAGGAACTTCCAGATAACGAGAG GTTCGTAGTTGGCCAGGAAAGTCTGACAATTAATGATATCACTGAAATCGATGAAGGCACTTATACTTGCATTATGAACACCTCCTTGGATGAAGACTCTGCAAAAGCCATGCTAACTGTTGTTG ATCAACCGGATCCCCCTACTGACCTGGAGTTAACAGATCAGCGTGAGCGAAGCGTGCAGCTCACCTGGATACCGGGGGACGAGCACAACAGCCCCATTCAGA AATTCATTATCGAGTATGAAGACAGCCTTCACCAGCCCTCTGTCTGGCTCCCCATGACCGAGGTTCCTGGGACGAAGACCACGGCGCAGCTCAAACTCTCGCCCTACGTCAACTATTCCTTCAGAGTGCTTGCTGTGAACAAGGTGGGCCCTAGCGTGCCAAGCTACCCGTCCCGTCAGTACATCACTGACCCTGCTG CTCCTGATGAATATCCCTCACACATAGAAGGTGCCGGAACTGAACCTGACAATTTAGTGATAAAATGGGAG GCTTTGACGGGGTTCCAGACTAATGGGCCGGGACTTCAATATAAAGTGATCTGGAGACAGAAAGGTGTGGATAAAGACTGGACATCTGTCACTGTGGCAAACGTCTCTAAGTTTGTTGTTTCGGGGACGCCCACCTTTGTCCCGTATGAGGTGAAGGTACAGGCTATAAATGACTATGGGAGCGGGCCCGAGCCGCCACCTGTTGAAGCATTCTCTGGAGAAGACC TGCCAATGGTTGCCCCTGAAAATGTGAACGTACGAGCGCTGAACAGCACAATTGCAGAGGTGCATTGGGAACCAATTCCTCCAAAAAGTGTCAGAGGGCGTCTGAAAGGATATAAG ATTTATTACTGGAAGGAGAGAAGCTTATCTAAACAAAACCCACAGCATGAAGAGCAACAGATATTGACATTCAGTGGCAATAAGACTCACGGGAAGTTACCGGGACTGGACGCGTTCAGCCTCTACACACTGAATGTCCGAGTCTTCAATGGGAAGGGGGAGGGTCCGTCCAGCCCAAATCAACAGTTTGAAACTCCTGAAGGAA TTCCCGGCCCCCCTGCTTTCCTGAAGGTTACAAATCAGATGCTCGACTCCTTGACTTTGGAGTGGGGTCCTCCCGTCGAGCGCAATGGGGTTTTGACCGGATACGTTCTGAAGTATCAGCCCA TCAACAGTACAGATGAACTGGGACCGGTGGAAATTGTTACCATATCAGCCAATGAAACATCATGGACGATGGAAAACCTGAAGTATAGCACTCGCTATAAATTTTACTTTAATGCCCAGACATTAACAGGATCTGGCCCTGTTGTAACCGAGGAAGCAGTAACAATCATGGACGAAG CCCTAATTCATCAGCCCGGGGTAGATACGGGCAAAG GATACACAGAAATCCCTCTTCTAACCTCCCCTCTCACACAATCTCTGCGCCCCCCGTTCCACAAGG TTCGTCCAGTTGATCCAGTATTTCGAAACGTTAGCACGTCTGTGGCAGAGGACTGGGCAAATATCAGTTGGGAGTACTTGGGACCAGATAAGAATCTTTATGTTGAATATATAGTAGAAAACA GTAaagaagattggaaaaaagagTTTGTAAATGGCTCTCAGTCCTTTTTGATTAAAGGGTTAAAGCCAGGAACGTCATATAAAGTGCGAGTTGTTGCGAAAGATCAATCTGATGAAATGGTTCACAGTACGGAAGAGCTTATTATAACGGTCCCAG CCATGGCAAGTCGGCAGGTAGACATTGCCACCCAGGGATGGTTCATTGGTTTGATGTGTGCCATCGCCCTGCTAATCCTGGTCTTACTTATCATATGCTTCATCAAGAGAAACAAAGGTGGCAAGTACCCAG TGAAAGAGAAAGAAGATGCTCACGCCGATCCGGAAATCCAGCCAATGAAAGAGGATGACGGCACGTTCGGGGAATACAG
- the nrcama gene encoding neuronal cell adhesion molecule a isoform X12, whose protein sequence is MQRKKRFLIAGGAPLMLLMCHVVTALDVPLDPKILEGLPQPPTITHQSPKDYIIDPRENIVIHCEAKGKPHPSFSWTRDGTHFDIDKDPRVTMKPSSGTLVIDIISGGKAESYEGVYQCTARNEHGTALSNNIIIRQSRSPLWSKEKVEPILVQEGVPLVLQCRPPAGLPPPIIFWMNNNFQRLPQNSRVSQALNGDLYFSNVQTEDTRNDYICYARFTHTQTIQQKQPISVKVLNMDAINETIAAYLNDTDFFGDSPAGERRPSFLIPMGAQSTKLVLRGQVLEIECIAEGLPTPDITWIKESGELPSKRTSYESFNKTLKIVDVTEADAGSYRCTARNSMGSNFHIITVTIKSAPYWITAPKNLILAPKETGVLTCRANGIPKPSITWTMNGISIENSPKDPSRKVEDDSIIFTDVQTGSSAVYQCNASNEYGYLLANAFVNVLAEPPRVLTPPNKVYQVITNNPALLDCVSFGSPKPKIKWFKDSQTSVLDGDPYILHENGTLEIHVAQTDHSGKYTCVAMNDLGNTENHVSLEVKQPTRIIKQPEYKVVQINRSVVFECKVKHDPSLTPTMTWLKDDEELPDNERFVVGQESLTINDITEIDEGTYTCIMNTSLDEDSAKAMLTVVDQPDPPTDLELTDQRERSVQLTWIPGDEHNSPIQKFIIEYEDSLHQPSVWLPMTEVPGTKTTAQLKLSPYVNYSFRVLAVNKVGPSVPSYPSRQYITDPAAPDEYPSHIEGAGTEPDNLVIKWEALTGFQTNGPGLQYKVIWRQKGVDKDWTSVTVANVSKFVVSGTPTFVPYEVKVQAINDYGSGPEPPPVEAFSGEDLPMVAPENVNVRALNSTIAEVHWEPIPPKSVRGRLKGYKIYYWKERSLSKQNPQHEEQQILTFSGNKTHGKLPGLDAFSLYTLNVRVFNGKGEGPSSPNQQFETPEGIPGPPAFLKVTNQMLDSLTLEWGPPVERNGVLTGYVLKYQPINSTDELGPVEIVTISANETSWTMENLKYSTRYKFYFNAQTLTGSGPVVTEEAVTIMDEAMASRQVDIATQGWFIGLMCAIALLILVLLIICFIKRNKGGKYPVKEKEDAHADPEIQPMKEDDGTFGEYSDTEDHKPLKGSRTPSNGTVKKEDSDDSLVDYGEGGDGQFNEDGSFIGQYSGKKEKDTAEGNESSEAPSPVNAMNSFV, encoded by the exons TGCCGCAGCCACCTACCATTACTCACCAGTCTCCAAAGGACTACATCATAGACCCTCGGGAGAACATTGTTATCCACTGTGAAGCCAAAGGAAAACCACATCCCAG cTTTTCGTGGACTAGAGATGGGACACATTTTGACATAGATAAGGATCCCAGGGTGACAATGAAGCCCAGCTCTGGGACGCTTGTCATTGACATCATCAGCGGAGGGAAAGCAGAGTCCTATGAAGGCGTGTACCAGTGCACTGCGAGGAATGAACACGGGACAGCGCTGTCCAACAATATCATCATACGGCAGTCCA GGTCCCCCTTGTGGTCTAAAGAGAAAGTTGAACCTATTTTAGTACAAGAAGGAGTCCCCCTGGTACTCCAGTGCCGCCCCCCTGCTGGACTCCCCCCTCCGATTATCTTCTGGATGAATAACA aTTTTCAGAGGCTGCCGCAAAACAGCCGAGTCTCTCAGGCTTTGAACGGGGACCTTTATTTTTCCAACGTGCAAACAGAAGACACGCGCAACGACTACATTTGCTATGCAAGGTTCACCCACACTCAAACCATACAGCAGAAGCAGCCCATTTCTGTGAAGGTGTTGAACA TGGATGCAATCAATGAGACAATCGCAGCTTATTTGAATGACACTGATTTTTTTGGTG ACAGCCCTGCGGGGGAAAGACGTCCATCGTTTCTGATTCCTATGGGGGCACAGAGCACAAAGCTGGTGCTGCGGGGACAGGTGCTGGAGATCGAATGTATCGCTGAGGGGCT gCCAACCCCAGACATTACGTGGATTAAAGAAAGCGGAGAGCTACCAAGCAAAAGAACTTCATATGAAAGCTTCAACAAGACACTGAAGATTGTTGACGTCACCGAGGCCGATGCCGGGAGCTACCGATGCACAGCAAGGAATTCGATGGGATCTAATTTCCACATCATAACCGTTACAATCAAAT CTGCCCCATACTGGATTACAGCACCCAAGAATCTCATTCTCGCTCCTAAAGAGACTGGAGTTCTCACCTGTCGAGCCAATGGCATCCCAAAACCCTCCATCACTTGGACAATGAATGGCATATCTATTGAAA ATTCTCCAAAAGACCCCAGCAGGAAAGTGGAAGATGACTCTATTATATTCACAGACGTTCAGACTGGGTCAAGTGCTGTGTACCAGTGCAACGCTTCGAACGAGTATGGGTATTTGCTGGCAAATGCTTTTGTGAATGTGCTTG CTGAGCCACCGAGAGTGCTGACTCCACCCAACAAAGTTTACCAGGTTATCACCAACAATCCTGCCTTACTTGACTGTGTCTCTTTTGGGTCACCCAAACCTAAAATTAAATG GTTCAAGGACAGCCAGACAAGTGTTTTGGATGGAGACCCTTATATTTTACATGAAAACGGTACTCTGGAGATCCACGTTGCCCAGACTGACCACAGTGGGAAATACACCTGCGTTGCAATGAATGATCTGGGCAACACAGAGAACCATGTCAGTCTGGAAGTGAAGC AACCAACAAGGATTATCAAACAGCCAGAATACAAAGTTGTGCAGATCAACAGGAGCGTGGTGTTTGAGTGCAAGGTCAAGCATGACCCGAGTCTGACGCCCACAATGACATGGCTGAAGGATGATGAGGAACTTCCAGATAACGAGAG GTTCGTAGTTGGCCAGGAAAGTCTGACAATTAATGATATCACTGAAATCGATGAAGGCACTTATACTTGCATTATGAACACCTCCTTGGATGAAGACTCTGCAAAAGCCATGCTAACTGTTGTTG ATCAACCGGATCCCCCTACTGACCTGGAGTTAACAGATCAGCGTGAGCGAAGCGTGCAGCTCACCTGGATACCGGGGGACGAGCACAACAGCCCCATTCAGA AATTCATTATCGAGTATGAAGACAGCCTTCACCAGCCCTCTGTCTGGCTCCCCATGACCGAGGTTCCTGGGACGAAGACCACGGCGCAGCTCAAACTCTCGCCCTACGTCAACTATTCCTTCAGAGTGCTTGCTGTGAACAAGGTGGGCCCTAGCGTGCCAAGCTACCCGTCCCGTCAGTACATCACTGACCCTGCTG CTCCTGATGAATATCCCTCACACATAGAAGGTGCCGGAACTGAACCTGACAATTTAGTGATAAAATGGGAG GCTTTGACGGGGTTCCAGACTAATGGGCCGGGACTTCAATATAAAGTGATCTGGAGACAGAAAGGTGTGGATAAAGACTGGACATCTGTCACTGTGGCAAACGTCTCTAAGTTTGTTGTTTCGGGGACGCCCACCTTTGTCCCGTATGAGGTGAAGGTACAGGCTATAAATGACTATGGGAGCGGGCCCGAGCCGCCACCTGTTGAAGCATTCTCTGGAGAAGACC TGCCAATGGTTGCCCCTGAAAATGTGAACGTACGAGCGCTGAACAGCACAATTGCAGAGGTGCATTGGGAACCAATTCCTCCAAAAAGTGTCAGAGGGCGTCTGAAAGGATATAAG ATTTATTACTGGAAGGAGAGAAGCTTATCTAAACAAAACCCACAGCATGAAGAGCAACAGATATTGACATTCAGTGGCAATAAGACTCACGGGAAGTTACCGGGACTGGACGCGTTCAGCCTCTACACACTGAATGTCCGAGTCTTCAATGGGAAGGGGGAGGGTCCGTCCAGCCCAAATCAACAGTTTGAAACTCCTGAAGGAA TTCCCGGCCCCCCTGCTTTCCTGAAGGTTACAAATCAGATGCTCGACTCCTTGACTTTGGAGTGGGGTCCTCCCGTCGAGCGCAATGGGGTTTTGACCGGATACGTTCTGAAGTATCAGCCCA TCAACAGTACAGATGAACTGGGACCGGTGGAAATTGTTACCATATCAGCCAATGAAACATCATGGACGATGGAAAACCTGAAGTATAGCACTCGCTATAAATTTTACTTTAATGCCCAGACATTAACAGGATCTGGCCCTGTTGTAACCGAGGAAGCAGTAACAATCATGGACGAAG CCATGGCAAGTCGGCAGGTAGACATTGCCACCCAGGGATGGTTCATTGGTTTGATGTGTGCCATCGCCCTGCTAATCCTGGTCTTACTTATCATATGCTTCATCAAGAGAAACAAAGGTGGCAAGTACCCAG TGAAAGAGAAAGAAGATGCTCACGCCGATCCGGAAATCCAGCCAATGAAAGAGGATGACGGCACGTTCGGGGAATACAG
- the nrcama gene encoding neuronal cell adhesion molecule a isoform X6 — protein MQRKKRFLIAGGAPLMLLMCHVVTALDVPLDPKILEGLPQPPTITHQSPKDYIIDPRENIVIHCEAKGKPHPSFSWTRDGTHFDIDKDPRVTMKPSSGTLVIDIISGGKAESYEGVYQCTARNEHGTALSNNIIIRQSRSPLWSKEKVEPILVQEGVPLVLQCRPPAGLPPPIIFWMNNNFQRLPQNSRVSQALNGDLYFSNVQTEDTRNDYICYARFTHTQTIQQKQPISVKVLNNSPAGERRPSFLIPMGAQSTKLVLRGQVLEIECIAEGLPTPDITWIKESGELPSKRTSYESFNKTLKIVDVTEADAGSYRCTARNSMGSNFHIITVTIKSAPYWITAPKNLILAPKETGVLTCRANGIPKPSITWTMNGISIENSPKDPSRKVEDDSIIFTDVQTGSSAVYQCNASNEYGYLLANAFVNVLAEPPRVLTPPNKVYQVITNNPALLDCVSFGSPKPKIKWFKDSQTSVLDGDPYILHENGTLEIHVAQTDHSGKYTCVAMNDLGNTENHVSLEVKQPTRIIKQPEYKVVQINRSVVFECKVKHDPSLTPTMTWLKDDEELPDNERFVVGQESLTINDITEIDEGTYTCIMNTSLDEDSAKAMLTVVAPTPTPAIVYDQPDPPTDLELTDQRERSVQLTWIPGDEHNSPIQKFIIEYEDSLHQPSVWLPMTEVPGTKTTAQLKLSPYVNYSFRVLAVNKVGPSVPSYPSRQYITDPAAPDEYPSHIEGAGTEPDNLVIKWEALTGFQTNGPGLQYKVIWRQKGVDKDWTSVTVANVSKFVVSGTPTFVPYEVKVQAINDYGSGPEPPPVEAFSGEDLPMVAPENVNVRALNSTIAEVHWEPIPPKSVRGRLKGYKIYYWKERSLSKQNPQHEEQQILTFSGNKTHGKLPGLDAFSLYTLNVRVFNGKGEGPSSPNQQFETPEGIPGPPAFLKVTNQMLDSLTLEWGPPVERNGVLTGYVLKYQPINSTDELGPVEIVTISANETSWTMENLKYSTRYKFYFNAQTLTGSGPVVTEEAVTIMDEALIHQPGVDTGKGYTEIPLLTSPLTQSLRPPFHKVRPVDPVFRNVSTSVAEDWANISWEYLGPDKNLYVEYIVENSKEDWKKEFVNGSQSFLIKGLKPGTSYKVRVVAKDQSDEMVHSTEELIITVPAMASRQVDIATQGWFIGLMCAIALLILVLLIICFIKRNKGGKYPVKEKEDAHADPEIQPMKEDDGTFGEYSDTEDHKPLKGSRTPSNGTVKKEDSDDSLVDYGEGGDGQFNEDGSFIGQYSGKKEKDTAEGNESSEAPSPVNAMNSFV, from the exons TGCCGCAGCCACCTACCATTACTCACCAGTCTCCAAAGGACTACATCATAGACCCTCGGGAGAACATTGTTATCCACTGTGAAGCCAAAGGAAAACCACATCCCAG cTTTTCGTGGACTAGAGATGGGACACATTTTGACATAGATAAGGATCCCAGGGTGACAATGAAGCCCAGCTCTGGGACGCTTGTCATTGACATCATCAGCGGAGGGAAAGCAGAGTCCTATGAAGGCGTGTACCAGTGCACTGCGAGGAATGAACACGGGACAGCGCTGTCCAACAATATCATCATACGGCAGTCCA GGTCCCCCTTGTGGTCTAAAGAGAAAGTTGAACCTATTTTAGTACAAGAAGGAGTCCCCCTGGTACTCCAGTGCCGCCCCCCTGCTGGACTCCCCCCTCCGATTATCTTCTGGATGAATAACA aTTTTCAGAGGCTGCCGCAAAACAGCCGAGTCTCTCAGGCTTTGAACGGGGACCTTTATTTTTCCAACGTGCAAACAGAAGACACGCGCAACGACTACATTTGCTATGCAAGGTTCACCCACACTCAAACCATACAGCAGAAGCAGCCCATTTCTGTGAAGGTGTTGAACA ACAGCCCTGCGGGGGAAAGACGTCCATCGTTTCTGATTCCTATGGGGGCACAGAGCACAAAGCTGGTGCTGCGGGGACAGGTGCTGGAGATCGAATGTATCGCTGAGGGGCT gCCAACCCCAGACATTACGTGGATTAAAGAAAGCGGAGAGCTACCAAGCAAAAGAACTTCATATGAAAGCTTCAACAAGACACTGAAGATTGTTGACGTCACCGAGGCCGATGCCGGGAGCTACCGATGCACAGCAAGGAATTCGATGGGATCTAATTTCCACATCATAACCGTTACAATCAAAT CTGCCCCATACTGGATTACAGCACCCAAGAATCTCATTCTCGCTCCTAAAGAGACTGGAGTTCTCACCTGTCGAGCCAATGGCATCCCAAAACCCTCCATCACTTGGACAATGAATGGCATATCTATTGAAA ATTCTCCAAAAGACCCCAGCAGGAAAGTGGAAGATGACTCTATTATATTCACAGACGTTCAGACTGGGTCAAGTGCTGTGTACCAGTGCAACGCTTCGAACGAGTATGGGTATTTGCTGGCAAATGCTTTTGTGAATGTGCTTG CTGAGCCACCGAGAGTGCTGACTCCACCCAACAAAGTTTACCAGGTTATCACCAACAATCCTGCCTTACTTGACTGTGTCTCTTTTGGGTCACCCAAACCTAAAATTAAATG GTTCAAGGACAGCCAGACAAGTGTTTTGGATGGAGACCCTTATATTTTACATGAAAACGGTACTCTGGAGATCCACGTTGCCCAGACTGACCACAGTGGGAAATACACCTGCGTTGCAATGAATGATCTGGGCAACACAGAGAACCATGTCAGTCTGGAAGTGAAGC AACCAACAAGGATTATCAAACAGCCAGAATACAAAGTTGTGCAGATCAACAGGAGCGTGGTGTTTGAGTGCAAGGTCAAGCATGACCCGAGTCTGACGCCCACAATGACATGGCTGAAGGATGATGAGGAACTTCCAGATAACGAGAG GTTCGTAGTTGGCCAGGAAAGTCTGACAATTAATGATATCACTGAAATCGATGAAGGCACTTATACTTGCATTATGAACACCTCCTTGGATGAAGACTCTGCAAAAGCCATGCTAACTGTTGTTG CTCCTACCCCAACTCCAGCTATCGTATAcg ATCAACCGGATCCCCCTACTGACCTGGAGTTAACAGATCAGCGTGAGCGAAGCGTGCAGCTCACCTGGATACCGGGGGACGAGCACAACAGCCCCATTCAGA AATTCATTATCGAGTATGAAGACAGCCTTCACCAGCCCTCTGTCTGGCTCCCCATGACCGAGGTTCCTGGGACGAAGACCACGGCGCAGCTCAAACTCTCGCCCTACGTCAACTATTCCTTCAGAGTGCTTGCTGTGAACAAGGTGGGCCCTAGCGTGCCAAGCTACCCGTCCCGTCAGTACATCACTGACCCTGCTG CTCCTGATGAATATCCCTCACACATAGAAGGTGCCGGAACTGAACCTGACAATTTAGTGATAAAATGGGAG GCTTTGACGGGGTTCCAGACTAATGGGCCGGGACTTCAATATAAAGTGATCTGGAGACAGAAAGGTGTGGATAAAGACTGGACATCTGTCACTGTGGCAAACGTCTCTAAGTTTGTTGTTTCGGGGACGCCCACCTTTGTCCCGTATGAGGTGAAGGTACAGGCTATAAATGACTATGGGAGCGGGCCCGAGCCGCCACCTGTTGAAGCATTCTCTGGAGAAGACC TGCCAATGGTTGCCCCTGAAAATGTGAACGTACGAGCGCTGAACAGCACAATTGCAGAGGTGCATTGGGAACCAATTCCTCCAAAAAGTGTCAGAGGGCGTCTGAAAGGATATAAG ATTTATTACTGGAAGGAGAGAAGCTTATCTAAACAAAACCCACAGCATGAAGAGCAACAGATATTGACATTCAGTGGCAATAAGACTCACGGGAAGTTACCGGGACTGGACGCGTTCAGCCTCTACACACTGAATGTCCGAGTCTTCAATGGGAAGGGGGAGGGTCCGTCCAGCCCAAATCAACAGTTTGAAACTCCTGAAGGAA TTCCCGGCCCCCCTGCTTTCCTGAAGGTTACAAATCAGATGCTCGACTCCTTGACTTTGGAGTGGGGTCCTCCCGTCGAGCGCAATGGGGTTTTGACCGGATACGTTCTGAAGTATCAGCCCA TCAACAGTACAGATGAACTGGGACCGGTGGAAATTGTTACCATATCAGCCAATGAAACATCATGGACGATGGAAAACCTGAAGTATAGCACTCGCTATAAATTTTACTTTAATGCCCAGACATTAACAGGATCTGGCCCTGTTGTAACCGAGGAAGCAGTAACAATCATGGACGAAG CCCTAATTCATCAGCCCGGGGTAGATACGGGCAAAG GATACACAGAAATCCCTCTTCTAACCTCCCCTCTCACACAATCTCTGCGCCCCCCGTTCCACAAGG TTCGTCCAGTTGATCCAGTATTTCGAAACGTTAGCACGTCTGTGGCAGAGGACTGGGCAAATATCAGTTGGGAGTACTTGGGACCAGATAAGAATCTTTATGTTGAATATATAGTAGAAAACA GTAaagaagattggaaaaaagagTTTGTAAATGGCTCTCAGTCCTTTTTGATTAAAGGGTTAAAGCCAGGAACGTCATATAAAGTGCGAGTTGTTGCGAAAGATCAATCTGATGAAATGGTTCACAGTACGGAAGAGCTTATTATAACGGTCCCAG CCATGGCAAGTCGGCAGGTAGACATTGCCACCCAGGGATGGTTCATTGGTTTGATGTGTGCCATCGCCCTGCTAATCCTGGTCTTACTTATCATATGCTTCATCAAGAGAAACAAAGGTGGCAAGTACCCAG TGAAAGAGAAAGAAGATGCTCACGCCGATCCGGAAATCCAGCCAATGAAAGAGGATGACGGCACGTTCGGGGAATACAG